The sequence GGATATGAAGTTATCACCCGGATGTTGGTAGCGATTATGAAGAAGTATTGATAAAGAGTTTCCTTATCATTTTGTTGGCTTAGGAAAATGAATTTACAAATCATTCACAATCCGGATGGTAATACTCTCTAGGATAGGTTTTTATTGGGCGAAAAATTTGTTCAGAAGGGCAAAAGATAAAATCAAAGTGGATTTTACGATCAGGAATTTTTTTTGTGCAAATCATTTTCAATACAGAAGAAAAACGTAAGTCATTGTACCCGTCTTTATTTAAGTCTCTTATATCAATATTCATGAAATAGGGATCGTATATATTATCATCTTCATGCATATCTATAGTGTTAGGTATATCTATATCATCAGTAAGGGCGTCTCTGATTTTTCCCTTATGATACATATACAAATGATGACCTCCATTACCAAACCCTGTTACATAAGCTGTTAATAAGAAGGGATTTTTGTTCTTAAATACTGAAAAATACTTTAATGAATCACAATGATCCTGATAAAGTAATATCTTACCAGATTTATTAAGGATACATAGTATCTGTGGTGGATAAGAGCTGGACGATCCTCCGAAAAATTCAAAAAAAAGCATAAAGAATTTTTGATCACTTCCATATATCTTATGTTGTTCAAATGAAAGGATTTTTCCATAATCCCAGTTTTTAGGATAAATGCTTAATGTATCTCCATATTCTTGTGCGGAATAGATACACTCTATCTTTCTAAGAAAGTCAGATGTATCTTTAACCTGTAAATAGTAAGAAGCAGGATTGAAGTTTTGGAGTTCTGAGAAAAATAATGTATCAACTTCTTTCTGAGGAGGAGCTAGGGTTTCACAATATTTTAACGCAACTTTTGTCGATTGTAAAGATTTCTTAGTAGATGATTTTTCATCTGGCTTGGTTTGGGATGATTGACAGGATACTAAAATTACAAATAGGAATGGTATAAGTCGATACACTTTTTATGGGATTTTAAGGATAATAACTAACCTTGAAATATACTTGTTTTAATGCTGATTTCTGGTATTAGGTCTTTACTATATCTTTTTGTATTATCTTGAAACAAACAGATGATTACTATACGGTTACTGGAGGAAACAACAGACTTAAGCACACCCAGACGTGTCATGCGGTATGTGCTGGTGTATTGCTCAGAAGGAAGCATCAGGATGAATGTCGATGAAAAAAATTTTATTCTGCAAGCTGGAGACGTGATTACTATTACCTCAGGACAAATTCATGCTCTGCAAACCAATTCTTATACGAAAGGATATATCCTCGAATTTACTCTCGACTTCTTTTGCAAGGATGATCAGGATATTGAGCTGATCTTTCATAATGGTCTTTTCTGTCACTTTGCGATGAATGAAGTAATCCAGGTGGATAGGCGTATAACAGAAATGTATCTTCAAGCTATTCAGTATGAACTGGTTCGACAACCATATCAGTATTTTGTATCAATCCATAGTTATATCAAACTCATGCTGGTTGCGATCAACCGTGCCAAGGTGGAACGGGGTGATGAAATTTGGAAACCTGACGCCTTATTTCTTCGCTTTCTGGAAGCTGTTCGGAATAGTTTTGAACACAACTATACAGTTGCACAACTAGCCCAACAACTGGGTACTACAGAAATAAAACTCAACGAACTGGCTAAGCTGCATACTGGTAAGACTGCTCAAAGTGTAATATATGGATTGGTAACTTCGGAAGCTAAACGCTTACTCACCTATGAGAAGCTGACAATAAAAGAAGTGGCTTATAAACTTGGCTTCAATGATCCGTTTTATTTCTCCAATTTCTTTAAAAAACAAACTCAAATTTCTCCCTCCCAGTACAAGGAAACATATGCTTTGTAAAAAGTACATGATTTTCTGAAGATTCTCTATTCTTTTCAGATGTTGTCTCCTGCATCTTTGTATCGAATTCTATTATATACAGAGTCAGAAGATGAATACCTATCAGAATATAGCTGGTTTTTTAGTACGTATAGCATTGGCATCCGGATTTCTATCTGCTGTAGCTAGTCGCCTGAGTTTATGGGGTACAAATTCTTCTGGCTGGAGTGCCTTTGTAACTTATACCGCCAAGGTAAATTCTTTTTTACCCGAACGTCTTGCTCTCTTTCTGGCTATAATAAGTACCATAGTTGAAGTAGTTCTCGGCCTTTTGTTGCTGATAGGCTTTAAAACCCGTTGGGCAGCCTTCGGAGCCGCTGTGCTTTCCTTGTTGTTTGCTTTAGCCATGACATATTCCTATACCATCAAAGAGCCTTTAGACTATTCGGTTTTTGCTTTTAGTATGGGTGCTTTTTTGTTGAGCACATTGCCTGTGTACAAATGGAGTATAGATTCTTTATTCACCTAATCACTTTTATGAATATGAAAAATACAAGCACCAACATTCAGGATTATCTGGTACGAAGAGATACCAAAACCTGGCAACATTGGAAAATACTACTTTGAAAGAAGGTGATTATCTTTATACACCACCCAGTTTCAAACATTCCGTAACCAGTCAGACTGGTTGTACCTTACTACTAATCATTCCGGAAGAAGTAGAGATCCTTGTCTGAGTATAATAGAAGAGGATTTAATAAAGCCAGTATGGAGATCCTGTACTGGCTTTGGTCTAATAAGAAGTTATCTAAGGAAATGAAAGTAATTGGAGTAATAGTGAGAGTCAGATAATTATATCATTTATTTTTATGATATCACTAAGCCTGACTTGACAAATGAATTCAAATTTTAGGTTGCTGAAAACCCAGCTACTTGCTGATTTTCCATCAGGTTCATCCATCATCTTTTATAAAGGACAATTTTATATCATTGGGGATGATGCTACATGTATCCTGGTTCTTGATAGGTCTTATCAAAAAGTTGATTCAGTGCAATTATTTGAGTATCCGGATAAAAGAATTCCCAAAGCTCATAAAACTGACTTTGAAGGCGCTACTATACTGACTATTGATGGTATAGAGTATATTCTGATTGTAGGATCTGCTGCAACTGAACTTCGCAAACGAATATGTTTAATTCCATTGCTGAACAATAAGTTAGGTGTCAAAGCACAAACAACTCTTTTTTTTGAAACTCAGGTATTTATTAACAGAATCCAGGATCAGGGAATAAAGGAGATAAACATTGAAGGTGTTTGTACCATAGGCAACGAACTCTTATTGGGAAATCGCGGGAACAGAACAAATCCTACCAATCATATCATTATCACTAGTCAGAATTTTTGGGAACATCAGGAAGATGCCAAACTTAAGATTCTGAGTCTGATTATACCTGGCACTGATCTTCAGAATATAGTAGGATTATCAGAGCTTTGTTATATCGCTGCATCCGATTTGCTTTTAATCACA is a genomic window of Xanthocytophaga agilis containing:
- a CDS encoding helix-turn-helix domain-containing protein — translated: MITIRLLEETTDLSTPRRVMRYVLVYCSEGSIRMNVDEKNFILQAGDVITITSGQIHALQTNSYTKGYILEFTLDFFCKDDQDIELIFHNGLFCHFAMNEVIQVDRRITEMYLQAIQYELVRQPYQYFVSIHSYIKLMLVAINRAKVERGDEIWKPDALFLRFLEAVRNSFEHNYTVAQLAQQLGTTEIKLNELAKLHTGKTAQSVIYGLVTSEAKRLLTYEKLTIKEVAYKLGFNDPFYFSNFFKKQTQISPSQYKETYAL
- a CDS encoding DoxX family membrane protein → MNTYQNIAGFLVRIALASGFLSAVASRLSLWGTNSSGWSAFVTYTAKVNSFLPERLALFLAIISTIVEVVLGLLLLIGFKTRWAAFGAAVLSLLFALAMTYSYTIKEPLDYSVFAFSMGAFLLSTLPVYKWSIDSLFT
- a CDS encoding DUF6929 family protein translates to MNSNFRLLKTQLLADFPSGSSIIFYKGQFYIIGDDATCILVLDRSYQKVDSVQLFEYPDKRIPKAHKTDFEGATILTIDGIEYILIVGSAATELRKRICLIPLLNNKLGVKAQTTLFFETQVFINRIQDQGIKEINIEGVCTIGNELLLGNRGNRTNPTNHIIITSQNFWEHQEDAKLKILSLIIPGTDLQNIVGLSELCYIAASDLLLITLTSENTTNAYDDGVIGDSYIGLIENVSEQLKDTTLTINRMVNLSQIDSRFKNEKIEGICVEFISSSDILIHLITDNDTGESRLFTLKCLS